The sequence ACGGGGGTCCGAGGAAGCCGGCCTTATGCTCATGTCAAGGATCTCAGGAAACTCTTGGCTGggtgatgaagacgatgaagatgacccCTTTGCATCCATGGATCCAGGatgggatgagatggataTGGACGCAAAGATTGCTCGAGACAGACATGCGCGCCTCGCAGAAAAAGTGGAAGAAATGGTTGGCCTTTTGAAGATGACGGAAGGCGAGGAAAATTTGGCAGATCTTGCTGTCGAATTGGTGAGTAATATCAGATGGCGAACGTGCTTTATCGTTTCAAGTGTAAGCTGAACTAACCGAGAGAACCCAGCTGAATCTGCTCTGGGAAAATCCAGATGCAAAAAACTTAATCATCACTGCTCACGGATTGCTGCCTCTTTTGGAAATTCTAGAGCCTTGTACAGTGAAGAGTAAACACCACCTGATTTATCATTTGCTTAGACTTGTCAATACGGTAAAGATTCCCTCTTggatatataagaaatagCCTTTCTCCATTCTAATCTAGAAATCTATAGATTATCCTCGACGATGTTGAAATTCAAGAAAACCTGTGTTTCGTTGGTGGTATACCCATCATCACGAAATTCGCTGCTCGCCAGTACTCCAACGAGATTCGCCTCGAAGCAGCTGCATTCGTCCGCCAAATGTACCAGACCTCGACTTTGACGCTACAAATGTTTGTTTCAGCGGGTGGTTTGAATGTTCTTGTCGAATTTCTTGACGAAGATTACGATAGCTCTCGAGATCTTGTGCTCATCGGCGTAAACGGTATTTGGAATGTGTTTGAACTACAGGGCCCAACTCCCAAGAATGACTTTTGCCGCATTTTTTCGAGGAGCAAAATTCTTTATCCGCTAGCGCTTGTTCTACACCGAGTTCTCGACGAAGAGGGGGAGGATGAATACAGTGAGCTGATTGAGGGGCGTATTGTGAATATATTCTACCTCTTCAGCCAGGCCGAGAATTATGTCAAAGAGGTTGTAGCAGATCGACAGGTGTTGAAGAGCGTCCTCAAGGATCTTCGACGAATGACGCCCATACACCAGATCACCATGCTCAGGTTCATCAAGAATCTTTCTATGCTCTCAACAACCATCGAATCACTACACTCCGCCGATGCCATTGACTTCCTCATCGACCTGTTAAGTTACAGCATGAAGAAGAATCACAAACACCTCCGCGAGATCTCTAATCAGGTTCTCAACACGATGTTCAACCTCTGCCGGCTAAGCAAGGAAAGGCaggaagatgctgccgtTGGAGGCATCATCCCGCTGTTACTACGAATCATGAAGACAGACCGGCCGCCGAAAGAATTTGCCTTGCCGATTCTTTGCGACATGGCCCATTCTGGGTCAAAGGGGCGACGATATCTCTGGCAGAACAAAGGCCTCGATTTCTATGTTTCCCTCTTGTCTGACCAATACTGGCAAGTCACTGCGCTAGACGCCATCTTGGTGTGGCTGCAGGAGGAGACGGCCAATGTAGAGAGCCACTTAATGGACAACAATTTCTCGCGAGCCATTGTCTCTTGCTTTGGCACTAATAGGCTCAACGCGTTTGACTTTAACCTGTTGGAGCCGCTGCTCAAGCTTCTTCGACTGAGTCCGGGATTGACAGTGTCACTAGCAAAGCCCGAAATGTTTGCCGGTATTACCCAGCGGCTGGGACATAAGAAGGCAGTAGTACGGCTGAATTTGCTACGTCTTGTGCGTGCTATCATGGACGTCTGCGAGCCAGGATTTCTCGGCAGCGGAGATGGCGCCCGCACGCTCAACAGTGCCCAGATGCGGTCTCTCATGGACTCGATTCAGATCTTGGCAGAGAAGGATTCCGCCGTGCTGGTTCGCAATCTTGCTTCAGAACTGGTTAAATCGCACTCTTCCTACCCGCCCCCGGTAATGATGATGAACCAGGGAATGGTGTCTTCCACGTCGGTCAACTTATCCGCCTCCAGGCGCGGATCAAGGCACAACACAAACTACACACCGGTGGGCATGCAGTCCCCGATGTCCATGACCCCTCAGACACCAACGCATaggagcagaggcagcataGCGAGCAATGCATACATAGAGGTCGCTGCCAGCCCTCGGCGCTCAGGAGCACTTGACCGAGACAACGTCGTATATCGGCCCCACAGCCGGGAAGGACCTGCGAACTTCCCTCGACGAGTGAGCAACGACTCGAGTTCAGCGGCCAGTagcggtggcagcagctctggtgGTTACGTGCCAGCAGTGAAGAGCAGACTACCGCGAACGCCGTTGGCAGCGAGCATACAGGGCCGCAGCAGCGCGGGGATGCTCAGGGGAGAGTTCATGGCCCCGATGGTTGTCCGCAGCGAGAGCAACCTGAGCAGCAGAGGAGAGAACGGACCTCGACCGAATAGCAGTAATAACAGCGTGGGGATGATTTCGACGCCGAAAGCAAGGCATAAaacgtcttcgtcgtcgattGAAGTCATGAGGCAAGCAAGTCGATAACACGAATGTGTCTTTTGACTCCCCCCCTACGTTTACTTTATCTACTCTCTCACCAAAATTAAAACAAACataacgaaaaaaagaaagggggaggTGAGGGGATGATTCCCTGATCATTAGAATATATACACATGACGAAGAACGACTAGCATCTATTACGATATaaccttttgttttttttttttttcttaaatacAATGAAAGCAACGATAACGAGGCAAGGAAGGAAGGCAGGAAGAAAAGGCGGGAGgctaaaaaaagtaaaatgaATTACACTAAAATTATTATCAAGTGCTAGCTagagagacaagaggctTTtggcagttttttttttttttttttggtttagACACAAActaggagggagaggaggaaataACCCGAACCCGAAACACACAAGCTTGAAGCTTTTATAGACCACAAAAGGATTGGCTTGGTCTTTGTTATCTCTTTTCACCTGCATGGCTGTTCTGCGTTGTCGatcaatatatataattacatATACAGACATACACATCTACATAAACacgcatatatatatactatatcaATGACTAGTATGACTCAACTGAAGAGGATACTCATATTCCTGGATCTTACCAGTAGCTAAAGCATCTTAAAGTAGAAGACAATCATTGTTCAATATGATAGAGATGGTTCAGGAAACACTTGACATGCACAATATTACACAATTCACTACTCCCGTCACATCGAGGTACCAGTCTGTTAATGGCTCATCAATTTGTATTGTGTGCCACTATTCTGTAAAAAACTATCACTACCTATGTCCCAACCCTAGAGCTCCCTCCATCCTAGTCAAATCCAGCCGTTTGTAGAGTCAAAAACCATACATGCTGAAGCAAATAGAGCAACAGAGATCCAAGGAAAAGAATGCCAAGGGGGTGCACGTTTTCGTCATTTCTGCTTTGCCAGGCCCGCTGGATGAGTCTTGCATCCTCTCGGCTCGCACACTTTGGGGTCTACCCTCGAGAAGACAGCAGTCTGTTTGTGCCTCCGCCCTTGTTGATATTGTCGTCTTTCACTAGTCGTATAAGTTCCCAACTTCCACCATAAAACAAAGCAGTTCCCTGGCCAATTGCCCTCTTGATCCGGttcagagaaaaaaaaatcgtttTTGAAGGACAGTCGAGAAGtgaattataaaataatcaTTGATAAAAAGTATGACCATGACTTCGCCTCACGTACACTAAGCACGCATTCATCCATGCGAGGCTGCCTTTGTagtagaaagaaaatgaagaataaaAGCAAAGCGAAAAGCCGTCGAGATCGAGATGTTGTCGATGTAAATGCAATTCGCAGGTCCAAAGGGGTCAtatcaaaaaaataaagagtcCGGGAGCGTCAAGtcataagaaattataataatGAGAAAGGCAAAGAATAATAAGGTATAAAAACACACACGACTTGAGCTTTTTTATGCCACAGAAGCCATCTTGCGCTTCTCAACGCTGGTCAGAACCAGTCTGGGGGCCTTTCGCTGGCCATCTGCAGCCTCCTGTGATCTGGATGCTCGCAGAGCACCGTTCTTGAAAACATCGGCAAACGAATTGCTGTCGCTCTCGGAGCCAGAGTTGCTGTCAACGCTGCCGCGGACCTTTTGCCGCGAGCTAGGTCGGTCTGAGCCGATAGCGCCccagccgccagcagcagagcctCGCGAAGTACGGCATTCCACCTCACCAGCCAAGCTGCCTGACCCACTACGTCCAGAGTCAGACTCGTTATCTGTAATGGGAGTCGCTGACTCCTCAGCCGTCTCAGAGACGGGGCTCATGCTAccgctggagctgccagATCCTTTGCGGCGTTCCAGACCAGCGCGGACAAGGTTGTGCACAGCCGACCGTCGGGTGCGAGTGGCAAAGTTCTTGCTGCCCTCATGTTTGGCCGTGGGCTTCGTTTTCAGCTCGTCCATGGAAGGTGGTCCACGAGGCTGACGAATCGGATGCTCACCAGCCCGCGCCTGGCCAGGGCCATATCCACCAGTGGCAGGGGCGGGGAAGGTGGCCGTCTTGGGTGCAGGAGACTTGCCAGCGTCACCCGCTGCCGCGGCGGCTGCCAGCACGCTGTTAACGGCCAGGGAAGATGACTTCTTGTGTCCACGTCGGAAGGCGTTAGCAGAtggtggaggaagaggagctaCCTCGGTGGGAGAATCGTAGCGTCGAGGAGGCGAGGAGCCACGGAACGAGCCCTGCTGACCCTCAGGAGGCGGCGAAACCTGGACACGAGGGGCGccctgctgttgctggcgaggttgctgctgttgctgctgcatcatctgcatctgctgctggaaGTTGTTGAAGCCGGGAGTCatgggctgctgctcaatATTGATGGAAGAAACAGCTTTGGAAGCCGAGGTATCGACATAGTATTGGCCAGTAGCGGAATCGTAGTAGACTTGTTGACCTTGAGCGGCAGCGGCCTGTGCGGCGaggtgttgctgctgctcgtaaaAAGCAgcggcctgctgctgagcaagCTGGTTGCTGCCGATATTGAGCTGCTGGAATTGCTGGGCTGCAGCCTGGACGCTCctaagctgctgctgaagtctctgttgctgctgagcgagATACATGTTGGTCGCGACAAGCTGAGCATAGAGGTTGGGATCCATCtgctcttgcagctgctcaTCCATGGACAGCTGGGGGGGAGCGAGCACCTGGTCAACAGTGTACTGCTGTCCCATTGCATTGGCAtaatgatgctgctgctgctgaccgTATTGAGGGAAAGCGGTCAGAGGAGGGTTGTAGGCATTGCCTTGGCCATAGCCGTAGGCATTGGCAGCCACGCCGTTCCGAGCGAATTGCTGCATAGGACCATCGGCACCAGTGGGCGACATGGGACCAAAGGAAGCCGCGGCAGCAGACTTGGGGGCCGTTCTCAGGCCCGCAAGCAGATGAGAGCGGCTAGTACGGGGAGTCGGAATGCCGCCATCCTGGTTTTTGTTGCCCTGCTTAATGGTATCAAAGGAGAGCGGTTTGATGTTCTGGCTACCACGGCGCGAGGCCAGGCCACCGGGAGAAACAAAGTTGGAAGACATCTGAGCGAGACTGCCTGCGTCCATAGctcagagaaagaaagaaaaaatgtgCTTGCAAATGAAGTGATGTGGCGAAGAATCGGGGGTTGCGGACAAGCCTAATTAACAGGATCAAATGTCTAATGCGGTGCGAAAGAATTAGAAGTCTAATATGTGGTAGAATCGAGATTTGATAAAATGCGGAAGCGATGCTTTGGATCGAGAGCTGACGAAGAATGAATCGTCAAGCAAAGACAGTTCAAGACGGCCTTGGTCGGTCAAGGATGTTGAGTCGCGAGAACAgtcgaagagagagaagaaaaaggtcaAAAATCCAAGAAATTGTAGTATGttcacaagaagaagaaatctccGAGCATCAAACAGTGGAGAAGGCGGGAATTAAATCGGAGTGATTGAACGAGAAAAAACACGGTTTGGAAGAGAATGAAGGATGGTTCCAAAGCGAAGCAGATTTGTTGGCGAAGGGAAGTGACGAGTTAAATAACGAGTAAGCGACGCGCCAAGAAGGGCTGCGATAAAGTTGAGCTTTCCGTCAAGGTTAAAACCCAAGCAGATGGCGCTCGAGATTGAAAAGGCTAGAACGGAAAAGGGGGCGCGTGCGTTTTTTTCGCGATGGCGGCAGAAAGGCACACGAAAGTAAAACTCGTGTTCAACGTGTCGAAGGTTCCAGCTAGGCGGTGTCCTCGCGACAAAATTGTTGGGCGGACCGTGTATTTCCTTGCGCGGTAAAACGAGAAACAAGCTTTGCGGCGTCCCAAATGCTGCGTGTTATCAACGATCGGCCGAACAGAAATGCTGGAGCGATGCGGTCTTGACGAAGGCAAGGAGCGGTCGAAGAATAATTACAGTCGATTAACGGCGATGTCACTAGTGAATGCGCTTTCCATAAAAAAATTGCTGTCGGTCTCCTTAATCTGTCCCCTTTGTCCCTGGGGGGTTGTcgaaatctttttttttttttctcgttttTGGTTgaagtcttttttattcttttttttttccacgaGCCGAAAAGTCCCGGTGTGCGAGATTGAAGCGATACGCGCAGCGGCGAATGAGGGCGAGTGAAGGCGAAAAAAGGAAGACGAGACTCGAAAAGCGAAGAGATAGAAAATAAGGCGAGGCAAGAAGGGGCCActgaagggagaagagagaggagaaaataaTAAGAGGCGGTGTAAATGGTGATGGGACAAAGATGGACGGAGGTGGAGGAAGggtggagaggagaagattggaaagaaaaaagaaaaaaaaaaaagagctggtGGCGTAGACGATTTTTTCAGGGAATTGCAGGTGGCCGGAGGGAGAGGCAAAATGGGGAGCCCAGAGGGAAACGCGCTAGACAGGAGGCGACGGTGGAGGAGGGTGCGCTGAGGGCCCTAAAACCGCAGGTGGGCCTAGGGGACCGGACCCCTGAGCAGCGACAATCGCAGCGCGCAGGGCGCCATGACAGGCCACTGACAGCTGGGCGAGGGCGCTGCTAGCGGCAGAgcctggtggtggtggcagcagcgcgaCTCCCACCGCCAGTCACAGGCCGCGGCGCAGAGGCCGGGCGGGGCGAGGCTGCGGCATGGCGGCCAATGGGCAGCGGCTGGGAGGCGTCGGCAGGGTCTGCCAGGAACTAGAGGCGCTGTCGGCGGCGCTGTTTGGCTGCTGGGCGGCGCAAGTCAGAAGCCGCAAGACGCTGGCGTGTGGCCAATCAGGGCTGCGAGGACGGCCGAGGATTCGATTCTCAGCGGATTCCCAGATGGTACTAGCAGTACGTGCTATAACGAGGGCCGTTGGGCGGTGCAGGTGTACCGTAGGCACATACGGGCAGCCGGTACCTGTACATTGCACCTCTGCGGGGTGATGAAAATGCCAGGGATCAGGAGCTCCATGCTCTTCGACCTGGTAGGTACTATATCTGCATACCCCAGCGCTACTGTACAGTAGTAAAGAGTCTGGTATATTAATATCAGTAGCTTACATAAATGCCCACGGGCCGAGCAGGCGTtgaaaactaaaataaatgaataaacaaataaaccaaaaaaaataaaccaaaAATATACTCGGGCCACGCCGAATGCGCCATGTGTCAAGCTTTGCTGGACTCTCTCTAGCACGTAGCAACTTGCCGCGTGACAGACGCCCAGGATGGAGGGGCCCCGTATTCTCGAGGAGCAAGCAGGTAGCCGGTACTTGCTCTGCTCCTCTCTAACTGAGGCCCGACAGCTGCCCAACCCCCTGCCCACTCTCCTCTTTCGCTGGGCGGCAAAAATAACTCCAGCGCGGTGAGCCTCTccttgcagcagcgccggggATTCCTCCCTTAAAGCTCAGGGGAAAGTTCCGGTACCAGCCCGCCAACAGCTCGCTCGCGCCGGGCCTCAGCCAATCACGACGCATGCAGCACTGGGTACCTCGTACATGACGACACCACCAAGCACCGAATCTCGTCTGCTTCTTCGCTCTGCTGCTCCGCTTCGGCCCATGCGGGAGCAGCGCATTACAAATTTGTGCCGCAAGAGTCAGTAGCTGTGCGTGACCACGGCAGAGACGCAACAAGAGCAAACGCGGCGGCGACGAGAAAGCCCTCTacgcatcgtcgtcatcatcatcggcggCATCAGCGTCATCGTCAGCATCACAAAGTCCACCAAGCCGGCACGTGAGGCGCAGGAAAGGAACAAAAGGGCTTTTTGCTTGCACAAGCACTAAGCCAAAAGTCTCCTCCAGTCAATCAGGAACAGCCACGATTTCGACAGTCCAACGCCTCGAGGATTGGCGGGGCCCATCGCTTTGGCTCCCGCCATCGAGTCCTTCGCACGAACGCTTCTCGTTTTTGCCGGTAGCGCGCCTAACCCACCACGGCTGGCGTTGGTTTTGCTTTTCCGTCCCGTCCAGGCCAGGAATCCGGGTTTGGCCAGGCTCTGTTTCTGGGATGCTCTGGATTCAGCTCCGAATGGATGCAAAGAGGCATCGTCTCCAGGGTACGGCATGTTCCGCATCGAGCGCAGACACAGCGCATCGTCTTTGCAGCAACGGCGGCACTCCGTCCAGAGTGCTACCATAACACCTGCGTTCTACGTTTGGCGACCCATGCTTCTACAATTAGAACATGGGTCTCCCCCTGAAGCCATGCCAGTCCCCATCCAGATCGTCGACTCACGCAGCAGTGCCTCCCGTGTTTCATGTCGCCCTGCTAGCCCATCACACGGCAGACGTGCTACCAGCGCAATGGACGCGTACTGCACCAGTGGTGCCGCCAGAATGTCCGTCTAAATTTCGCTTTCCTGGCTGGCTTGTCAGCCTTGCTCTGGCCACGATACACAGTCAGCTATACATGCAATTGTTGGCCGTATATGCGCACCTGTCCTGAAACATGCCCCGAGTCCTGTCGCGCATGTCTCTGCTCCAGGCTCGTGCAGGCTGCGACGAAACTATTGAATCTTATCAATGCTATGCCTGTCGCCAAGCCGCGGCTTCTTCGAGGTTCGCAGCAGCCTTGTTCTGTCTGATTGCCTTTTACAGGAGCAAAGGGTGGTGGGAATAGCAGTACATACACACTGAACAATCCGGCGTAGCAGGTATCAATTTCGGAGCTCTCGAAAGGCTGACACAGGCCTTCCCAAACGAGATCACCCATCCAATACGAAACAGCCCCATCCATCAacgacgagacgagacgagacgagacgcgGGGCCCACTGGCGAGTACAGTGCAGGGCTCCCTTTCGTGGAGGCGTAGCCGCGCTCTACCAGCAAACACAAGACAAGTTCAAACAGAAATGCATTTACTTCACCTGCAACCCGCAGAGCGTTTGTTTCCCATCCAGGCCTGTACGTGGTACAGAGCGCCGCCAGCATGGAGCAGTCCAATACCAAGACCGCGACAGTACCTTCTTTCTGCAGCTGAGCGCTGGTACTCGGCAGAACGGTGTACTCGCAGGAATGCATGCCGCGTGCCTTTCATTTTTGGCGCTCATCGCTAATTAACCGCAGAGCGAGTGGCTGCTGATATGCATTAGCCGGCATGCAGAATGCACGCAAGCACCCCATAGGCAATTTCGCGTCTCGCTTTGTTCTAGTGGCTAGTCGatcctttgtttttctcaAGCATATGCATTTGAGTTCAATGTGTGCCACTACCGAGAAGCACATCCGCTTAAATGCCTTAGTAGAACTACAAGGAAGTATAACAATATCGGTGGAGTCTTCCGACTGGGCAGGTCGGCTGCTTGTTTCGCAATGACTCCGTGCAGGCAGCAGATCGAGTCTGTTTCATCCCTACCTCTCCTCTACAGCTCCACGGTCTGGCCTCTCATCGAAAGTAGCATGGGGCATGGCCCATTGAGCCCCCCGCGGCCGCTGCATGCGACGTGTCATTGATAGCGATCGATTCATACGACAAGCGTATTCAGAGTGCTAATGTACTGCACACTGATCCGATGTCTGCGTCAACATCGACTCGGTCTGGATCGCCAGAAGACCATAGACCATAGTCCATGCCCCGGGCTGTGCTGCATCTCATATCCCGTATCTGCACCAAAGCACCCATCGTGTGCCACCACAGCCGCGATGCATCATGTACAGGCACGGGTACAGGTACAATGCGCAGCAATGCATGCAAGTGCGTGGCTGACCTTCCGGCGCTTAACGGCAGAGCCCAGcctggccagcagccaatcAGACCGCGGCATCCAGCACCATCACCGTCTGTGCTTGCGGTGGGCAGCAGAGCATCGCTGGATAGTGACCGGGGCATTGTGCAAGTGGTATCTCGGGCGCGGGGAAAGTGACTACTATTGCTCGTAGGTGTGAGTCTGTTCAAGCATCAAGTAATGGCGTAATTTGGAGTTCTCCTAGATGTCCTTCCTTGATGTCTCTAGTAGCGTTTATCGattttcctcttttgtcGACGGATACGGCCGCATATGCCGATGTTATTTAGCTGCGCGTTGAGGCTCTCTCATCGACGTCGTTGACGCGGAATTGCCTCTTGTTGCGTACAGCTTCGCTTCTAGCTGCTATACAAGCGGTTGGTGATACCATGCTCTGATTGGGACAAAGGTATTATGAGGCATGTTTGTCTTTGGACAATTTTAGAAGCCAGcctggtatatatatatcctaaCCGTTCTTCCCATGGTAAAATAGCCGATGCCTGACATACCGACACGGTGTTACTGTCTTTACAAAAGCAATAGATCCAGTCTTGTAGCTATAAAACCTAATTTGGGCTAATGCCTCGATTACTTCAACAAGCATGGCTGCTGTATTACGATCCAAACAGCCATCACAGATATGATGTGCACCGTATGAATAAGGTATTCTGAACTCTTCGTGAGTAAGGCGCTTCTTGTTATTAACTAGCAATCCTTTTCTTGCTATGACCACAGGACTTTGCTGCCCAGGGATAGAATCTTGGAGAGTAATCGAATAGACTCGGGGGGAAATAAGTCCTCGCCCGCACTAATGCTACCTGGTGGGATATAAAACGTGTAAAACAGGAATTGTCAAGGTTGCCTCCCAAGACTCAGATATGGAAAGCCAAAACTTGTTTAATCGGAATGTCGGGTCATTCTTTGCATCGGCTGGAAAATTAGTATAACGGAAATGGCACGAGTTCAATCTTACGTTTAGTTTGTGTAAACTTTCTCATTCTTCATATACGTTGATCGGGAATCTTTTACCATAAGCTTAATCATACTGATTCGTGAAGCTGCATTGATCTGAAGCTTGTTAATCAATTATTTAGACCATATACAAACAAAACTAGAGAAATTTCTAATATTTACCATGTTTATTTAGTTACTTGCTCTGTTGTTTAATACATCCAGGATACACTCTTCAACATGTCGAGCCGTATCAGGACAACAGGGTAGCTGGAACTGTGACGCTAATAGCCACATTCTCTAAATGCATAACATGATGCTAAACACGGATATTATATCTATCTAAATTA comes from Trichoderma asperellum chromosome 3, complete sequence and encodes:
- a CDS encoding uncharacterized protein (EggNog:ENOG41), whose product is MDAGSLAQMSSNFVSPGGLASRRGSQNIKPLSFDTIKQGNKNQDGGIPTPRTSRSHLLAGLRTAPKSAAAASFGPMSPTGADGPMQQFARNGVAANAYGYGQGNAYNPPLTAFPQYGQQQQHHYANAMGQQYTVDQVLAPPQLSMDEQLQEQMDPNLYAQLVATNMYLAQQQQRLQQQLRSVQAAAQQFQQLNIGSNQLAQQQAAAFYEQQQHLAAQAAAAQGQQVYYDSATGQYYVDTSASKAVSSINIEQQPMTPGFNNFQQQMQMMQQQQQQPRQQQQGAPRVQVSPPPEGQQGSFRGSSPPRRYDSPTEVAPLPPPSANAFRRGHKKSSSLAVNSVLAAAAAAGDAGKSPAPKTATFPAPATGGYGPGQARAGEHPIRQPRGPPSMDELKTKPTAKHEGSKNFATRTRRSAVHNLVRAGLERRKGSGSSSGSMSPVSETAEESATPITDNESDSGRSGSGSLAGEVECRTSRGSAAGGWGAIGSDRPSSRQKVRGSVDSNSGSESDSNSFADVFKNGALRASRSQEAADGQRKAPRLVLTSVEKRKMASVA
- a CDS encoding uncharacterized protein (BUSCO:EOG092D0BA6); this encodes MPAENIYPASNGRFAGGTPRERSSTQSTPSRKERARESSAMQDPGLKDYRLGECLGKGAFGSVYKAFNWGTGEAVAIKQIKLTDLPKSELRMMESEIDLLKNLFHDNIVKYIGFAKTADCLNIILEYCENGSLHSICREYGKFPENLVGVYMTQVLQGLHYLHDQGVIHRDIKGANILTTKDGTVKLADFGVSTSTLAGGQDKEAQVVGTPYWMAPEIIQLSGASSASDIWSVGCTVIELLQGKPPYHNLAAMPALFAIVNDDHPPLPEGISAAARDFLMQCFQKDPNLRVSARKLLKHAWIVGCRRTDAPVSKPPANFNEAVEEVKQWNRALNSSGTSLRVSTGSDGLSRYSGGTPKGRLSLAKTRLSAGAGANAFKLAELDDDNWDDDFATAISPSALQLPHLRPQDNFGGLLSADKLKAFASVNDLRSDVNNYDEDFEGDMMTIKGPNQQAYIEAQEQTIRPMSRKAIAPKLPSPPKMLHQRSKSSMDPAVVSPNLSKAKSPPKSHFGNKFELPPRPGAIYREQSSEDYSDLFSDDDSVFDQKIHQAVRKGFRQPDAPQLFHPSDLTSLPRSMQTADGSVRKKGPSRPSVLPDRPMRRTRSSIEIQKFAEDDDEDFSDIFGPEESIAEREESERGSEEAGLMLMSRISGNSWLGDEDDEDDPFASMDPGWDEMDMDAKIARDRHARLAEKVEEMVGLLKMTEGEENLADLAVELLNLLWENPDAKNLIITAHGLLPLLEILEPCTVKSKHHLIYHLLRLVNTIILDDVEIQENLCFVGGIPIITKFAARQYSNEIRLEAAAFVRQMYQTSTLTLQMFVSAGGLNVLVEFLDEDYDSSRDLVLIGVNGIWNVFELQGPTPKNDFCRIFSRSKILYPLALVLHRVLDEEGEDEYSELIEGRIVNIFYLFSQAENYVKEVVADRQVLKSVLKDLRRMTPIHQITMLRFIKNLSMLSTTIESLHSADAIDFLIDLLSYSMKKNHKHLREISNQVLNTMFNLCRLSKERQEDAAVGGIIPLLLRIMKTDRPPKEFALPILCDMAHSGSKGRRYLWQNKGLDFYVSLLSDQYWQVTALDAILVWLQEETANVESHLMDNNFSRAIVSCFGTNRLNAFDFNLLEPLLKLLRLSPGLTVSLAKPEMFAGITQRLGHKKAVVRLNLLRLVRAIMDVCEPGFLGSGDGARTLNSAQMRSLMDSIQILAEKDSAVLVRNLASELVKSHSSYPPPVMMMNQGMVSSTSVNLSASRRGSRHNTNYTPVGMQSPMSMTPQTPTHRSRGSIASNAYIEVAASPRRSGALDRDNVVYRPHSREGPANFPRRVSNDSSSAASSGGSSSGGYVPAVKSRLPRTPLAASIQGRSSAGMLRGEFMAPMVVRSESNLSSRGENGPRPNSSNNSVGMISTPKARHKTSSSSIEVMRQASR